One window from the genome of Meleagris gallopavo isolate NT-WF06-2002-E0010 breed Aviagen turkey brand Nicholas breeding stock unplaced genomic scaffold, Turkey_5.1 ChrUn_random_7180001837621, whole genome shotgun sequence encodes:
- the LOC100544531 gene encoding feather keratin Cos1-1/Cos1-3/Cos2-1-like: MKDQYKRQPNSQLYHPLLLSPSRWEPDMSCYSQCVPCRPCGPTPLASSCNEPCVRQCQNSTIVIEPSPVVVTLPGPILSSFPQNTVVGSSTSAAVGSILSSEGVPITSGGFDLSGLGSRYCGRRCPPC; the protein is encoded by the exons ATGAAGGACCAGTATAAAAGGCAGCCTAATTCCCAGCTCTACCATCCACTTCTCTTATCTCCTTCTCGTTGGGAACCAG ACATGTCCTGCTACTCCCAGTGTGTGCCATGCCGGCCCTGTGGCCCAACtcctctggccagcagctgcaatgagccctgtgtcaggcagtgccagaactccACCATCGTCATCgagccctctcccgtggtggtgaccctgcctggacccatcctcagctccttcccgcagaacacTGTTGTGggctcctccacctccgctgctgttggcagcatcctcagctctgagggcgTGCCCATCACCTCGGGGGGCTTTGACTTGTCCGGCTTGGGCAGccgctactgtggcagaaggtgccCGCCCTGCTGA